One Glandiceps talaboti chromosome 20, keGlaTala1.1, whole genome shotgun sequence genomic region harbors:
- the LOC144450416 gene encoding protein mono-ADP-ribosyltransferase PARP14-like translates to MPPHVFQGQKQHKEPEPQYSGTGPFWRNPWMHQQYLLYAHSGDQNMASLPNWPPPGYALPQFAQSQRGLYIEPHSAASQRHSVHGEPSMYQHRGHHGPEDVFMENVDQKDQGHNLQNQPSRLPRDQYQDSKRVSEDNVQTPDPVSPKAIKLEQKKRKDSCKDETDVPISTIKATGFKRSTSRETLELYFENRRRSSGGEITNCYIKVDNTFIATFEDPEDAQRVLSQQLHIVEDATLNVTAAVIPSIDERMFVLEGLSDTTSREDLTLYLEVCTGIDETPEFLFGTKQGSVLVKYSERLTDFDRIAKRVDQRKLKGVQLTAVQTEATNSILVNGIPPDTTEETIGLYFESKRRSGGDEVDNVQYDDDTTFAVVTFKDHRVVESVLKRKPHTVMNKVIEVLPYYECIGHVISTEEQLLSIPDPVSIDVDPQISAFIQNKQQHVQEMKKQISQIHGELVFVADDASDKIMVKPTFTRKTPKAHELVKTWSVDVKSFVGYCLAQFKCVSIPVSRDIWEQVKGQVQDMSMGDLSPDLNDQSLMITFVGKDDDVDNLKTAIEITIDDVARELEEQRLMVKETYQLDELKVKQLILFGFSDSVANTYPDVKIIIDEILNAVHYEGKRNDVIAAKCLMHETLNQRFSTMKVKPPKSIQDFLRNQEVSQNISIYFKENNVDAVFCIDGGSILCSARGKDDVQRALHVIQSCVAEFTIPLQSDHITLLPEWQELLADFIEEHHALVDISKGETMAVKITTSQSSVGMMRKRLEDFILLHTDVEESVKLEAGKLKFINEYKADELQTLQRGKLKCVDMTLKLKGHLSYILVTGTSTDVKVTVPKLRSMIDGILVHQYTIDKPGVAWLFTQEKGDSYLKAQAVNLNCVIDVCDATASPRVDEPEVTFAGFHTPSSSSDHGTMDISRGSDHGPTRIAGRTRASTTHFKTEEGINLNLVKGNIAMQKADVVVNTINKSCDLSVGVISQTIVKQAGQQLEDDFNKRKPHSVAEGDLITTCGGMMNCRDVYHICILDTHWNRDGTTEPLYRTVLQKCLDACHRAKRTSIAIPAIGTGGLGYPKDVSARIMYEEVKRFSSKNPNTGLSEVRVVVYDKDDQTCKAFEAEMIKLYGPSHIHVPATGMDTKFRTAEGKLINLVKGDLATQKTDVIVNTVGTSCDLAGAVVSRAILQVAGNSLQNDMDKSKPKSVKEGDIIVTGGANLDCKHVYHACILGTSWDGGANVETFIRGVIQQCLDKAHTTGMTSIAIPALGTGGLNYPRDIVAKILYEEAISLSSKNPSSSLNEIRIVVYDKDYATRKAFEEEMQQFIGTSESDVGRGPPVYTDFDKAKKEMKIGDICLQVCQGDITTETTDAIVNSTNPQLDMTKGGGVQSAIHRAGGNAIQTECQQLAKRHGDLKPGSVVMTTAGILRCQKIIHALVGESAFANAIYEVLKLAEKEKMSSISMPMLGTGEVGVNPKLASDTILETIGDFFVQCKPRSLRLVRVVIFKHSMVTVFQNSMETAVGGSRTDSKSVIKRSPDAVSSVFAAAVDTMAHAERVPTSKTPNRLILNIYAESKDNIDNVVTKIEKYAKEEFTEEVIEKDIISEITDKDLIDVIKMAQILHVEVVKDTSTKLRIRGPIPQVIKVLTETNKLVNDFTTRIVNEKRQKALAQTVRWQFQIGDDYEDYDEHITGIIEMAYEDKKRTIDFRMKGKKYRIDFNKLTATDVSDASTTVKVKRHQKESLTRVQAIRCPYYKLCREFVNTLKLQDTAFDPEKRFDKCFCGDCHKSRGDKLVTNRGQPPAKYSLPIGWARFALDVSKHRLQTLRVNEKWHVAFHGTDVKSIAPIIDNATLLLPGDVILGGKKLAVKDGHFTDDRRPAGFDIRQIFVTPTIKYAGHPAYAHRFPYKDAQGKKHIASVALQLWIRPGSYVIGKETVGAGTTVIDPNFKNSEMEWSTTERSGVVPYGLLVRVEDT, encoded by the exons ATGCCACCACATGTGTTTCAGGGTCAGAAACAGCATAAAGAACCTGAGCCTCAGTATTCAGGAACAGGTCCATTCTGGAGGAATCCTTGGATGCACCAACAGTATTTGCTCTATGCACATAGCGGAGACCAGAATATGGCTTCTTTGCCAAACTGGCCACCACCTGGTTATGCATTACCCCAGTTTGCTCAATCACAGAGAGGGTTGTACATAGAACCACACAGTGCAGCAAGCCAACGACACAGTGTACATGGAGAACCATCAATGTATCAACACAGAGGGCATCATGGTCCTGAAGATGTATTCATGGAAAATGTAGATCAGAAAGACCAAGGACATAACTTACAAAATCAACCTAGCAGATTGCCTCGTGATCAGTATCAGGACTCCAAGAGAGTTTCAGAAGATAATGTTCAAACACCTGACCCAGTGTCACCAAAGGCAATTaaattagaacaaaagaaaagaaaagattcTTGTAAGGATGAAACAG ATGTCCCCATCAGTACAATCAAGGCCACTGGTTTCAAACGAAGCACTAGTCGAGAAACCCTtgaattatattttgaaaatcgACGCCGTTCAAGTGGAGGTGAAATTACGAACTGCTACATCAAAGTTGATAACACATTTATAGCTACGTTTGAAGACCCTGAAG ATGCTCAGCGTGTACTTAGTCAGCAATTACACATTGTTGAGGATGCCACACTAAATGTCACCGCAGCTGTAATCCCCTCTATTGATGAAAGGATGTTTGTGTTGGAAGGATTATCTGATACCACTAGTCGAGAAGATCTAACTCTTTATCTGGAGGTTTGTACAGGTATCGACGAAACACCAGAATTTCTGTTCGGAACAAAACAAGGCTCAGTATTGGTGAAGTATTCTGAACGGCTGACAG ATTTTGACAGAATTGCAAAAAGGGTAGACCAGAGGAAATTGAAGGGGGTGCAGTTGACTGCAGTGCAAACAGAGGCGACCAACAGTATTCTGGTGAACGGTATTCCTCCGGACACGACTGAAGAAACAATAGGACTGTATTTTGAGAGCAAAAGGAGGAGTGGAGGAGATGAAGTAGACAATGTACAGTATGATGATGACACGACATTTGCAGTGGTGACCTTCAAGGATCACAGAG TTGTTGAATCGGTATTGAAAAGAAAGCCCCATACTGTAATGAACAAGGTGATTGAAGTCCTACCCTACTACGAATGTATCGGACATGTGATCAGTACAGAGGAACAGCTACTTTCCATTCCTGACCCTGTAAGCATTGATGTTGATCCACAGATTTCAGCATTCatccaaaacaaacaacaacacgTGCAAGAAATGAAGAAACAAATTTCACAGATCCATGGTGAGTTAGTGTTTGTAGCAGATGATGCCAGTGACAAAATCATGGTTAAACCAACTTTCACAAGAAAGACGCCCAAAGCACATGAATTAGTGAAAACCTGGTCAGTAGATGTCAAGAGCTTTGTGGGATACTGTTTGGCACAATTCAAATGCGTTTCCATACCAGTGTCCAGGGATATATGGGAGCAGGTTAAAGGTCAAGTACAAGATATGTCAATGGGGGACTTGTCGCCAGATCTAAATGACCAATCACTGATGATCACATTTGTTGGTAAAGATGATGACGTAGATAACCTAAAGACGGCAATAGAAATCACGATTGATGACGTAGCCCGGGAACTAGAAGAACAACGACTGATGGTTAAAGAAACTTACCAACTTGATGAACTCAAAGTTAAACAGTTGATATTATTCGGGTTCTCTGACTCTGTTGCCAACACATATCCTGACGTGAAGATTATCATTGATGAAATACTCAATGCAGTACACTATGAGGGGAAACGAAATGACGTCATTGCAGCTAAATGTCTTATGCATGAAACACTGAACCAAAGATTCTCAACAATGAAGGTCAAACCACCAAAATCCATACAGGACTTTCTAAGGAACCAAGAAGTTTCCCAAAACATCTCCATATATTTCAAAGAGAATAATGTAGATGCTGTGTTTTGTATAGATGGGGGAAGTATTCTTTGTTCAGCAAGGGGTAAAGATGATGTACAGCGAGCACTACACGTTATACAGTCTTGTGTGGCTGAGTTCACTATCCCACTACAGTCTGATCATATTACACTACTTCCAGAGTGGCAAGAATTGTTAGCAGACTTCATCGAAGAACACCATGCATTGGTTGATATTTCCAAGGGTGAGACCATGGCTGTCAAAATTACCACTTCGCAATCGTCTGTCGGAATGATGAGAAAACGACTTGAAGATTTCATCTTATTACACACAGATGTAGAAGAATCAGTCAAACTCGAAGCCGGGAAGTTGAAGTTCATTAATGAATACAAAGCAGATGAACTCCAAACTTTGCAACGAGGGAAGCTCAAATGTGTGGATATGACTCTAAAGTTGAAAGGGCATTTAAGCTATATTCTAGTTACTGGCACATCAACTGACGTCAAGGTCACTGTTCCAAAACTAAGAAGTATGATAGATGGTATACTAGTACACCAGTACACAATTGACAAGCCTGGAGTTGCTTGGTTGTTCACACAGGAAAAGGGAGATTCGTACTTAAAAGCACAAGCAGTTAATTTGAACTGTGTAATTGACGTATGTGATGCAACAGCGTCACCAAGAGTTGATGAACCCGAAGTTACATTTGCTGGATTTCATACACCCTCCTCTTCCTCAGATCATG GTACGATGGATATTTCTAGAGGTTCTGACCATGGTCCAACTAGGATTGCAGGACGAACACGTGCATCGACAACTCACTTCAAAACAGAGGAAGGAATTAACCTTAACCTCGTGAAAGGAAATATTGCGATGCAAAAG GCTGATGTGGTTGTGAACACAATCAACAAATCATGTGACCTATCAGTTGGCGTGATATCGCAGACTATTGTAAAACAGGCCGGTCAACAACTTGAAGATGATTTCAACAAGAGGAAGCCTCATTCTGTAGCTGAAGGTGACTTGATAACTACTTGTGGTGGGATGATGAACTGTCGAGATGTTTACCATATTTGTATCTTGGACACTCATTGGAATCGGGATGGAACCACTGAACCG CTTTACAGAACGGTTCTTCAGAAATGCCTGGATGCTTGTCATCGAGCCAAGCGTACTTCCATCGCTATTCCTGCTATTGGTACTGGTGGACTAGGATATCCAAAGGACGTTTCTGCCAGGATAATGTACGAGGAGGTGAAAAGGTTCAGTAGTAAGAATCCTAATACCGGTTTATCTGAAGTACGAGTTGTGGTTTATGATAAAGATGATCAAACTTGTAAG GCATTTGAAGCTGAGATGATCAAGCTATATGGTCCATCCCATATTCACG TACCTGCTACAGGAATGGATACTAAATTCAGAACGGCTGAAGGAAAATTGATCAACTTAGTGAAGGGTGACTTGGCAACTCAAAAG ACAGACGTTATTGTGAACACTGTTGGTACATCATGTGACCTAGCTGGCGCTGTTGTGTCGAGAGCAATACTGCAGGTGGCTGGTAACTCCCTCCAAAATGACATGGACAAGAGTAAACCGAAGTCTGTGAAAGAAGGAGATATTATTGTCACCGGTGGTGCAAACCTTGACTGCAAGCATGTTTACCATGCATGTATATTAGGAACGTCTTGGGATGGTGGTGCCAACGTTGAAACG TTCATCAGAGGAGTTATCCAACAATGCTTAGACAAGGCACACACGACTGGTATGACTTCCATTGCAATACCTGCCCTTGGTACTGGTGGACTGAATTATCCGAGAGATATCGTGGCTAAAATCTTGTATGAAGAAGCTATCTCGCTCAGCAGTAAGAACCCAAGCAGTTCTCTGAATGAGATAAGAATCGTGGTATATGATAAGGACTATGCTACTCGTAAG GCATTCGAAGAAGAAATGCAGCAATTCATTGGAACATCAGAGAGTGATGTCG GACGAGGACCACCTGTATATACTGATTTTGATAAGGCTAAGAAAGAGATGAAAATTGGTGATATATGTTTACAAGTTTGTCAAGGAGATATCACAACTGAAACTACTGACGCCATTGTGAACAGCACCAACCCACAATTAGATATGACAAAAG GTGGCGGTGTTCAATCAGCCATTCACAGGGCAGGAGGAAATGCTATTCAAACAGAATGTCAACAACTGG CAAAACGTCATGGTGACTTAAAGCCTGGCAGTGTAGTAATGACAACTGCTGGTATTCTAAGATGTCAGAAGATTATTCATGCTTTAGTAGGAGAGAGTGCATTTGCCAACGCAATCTATGAAGTGTTGAAGTTAGCTGAGAAGGAGAAAATGTCATCAATTTCTATGCCCATGCTAGGAACAG gAGAGGTTGGAGTAAACCCAAAGCTTGCATCAGACACGATTCTTGAGACGATTGGTGATTTCTTTGTACAATGTAAACCAAGGTCACTAAGACTTGTACGAGTTGTCATCTTCAAACATTCTATGGTGACTGTATTCCAGAATTCAATGGAGACTGCTGTAGGAGGATCAAGAACGGATTCTAAAAGTGTGATAAAAAGATCACCAG ATGCTGTGAGTTCTGTTTTTGCTGCTGCAGTTGATACCATGGCCCATGCAGAAAGAGTACCCACATCAAAAACACCAAATCGACTTATCCTGAACATCTATGCGGAATCAAAGGATAATATTGATAATGTTGTCacaaaaatagagaaatatGCAAAGGAAGAATTTACAGAAGAG gTAATAGAAAAAGATATAATCAGTGAAATAACAGACAAAGACCTGATTGATGTGATTAAAATGGCACAAATACTTCAC GTGGAAGTTGTCAAGGATACGTCTACTAAACTACGTATCAGAGGCCCCATTCCACAGGTTATCAAAGTGCTGACAGAGACAAATAAATTAGTAAATGATTTTACTACGAGAATTGTCAATGAGAAGAGACAGAAAGCTTTGGCACAGACTGTCAGATGGCAATTCCAAATTGGTGACGACTACGAAGATTATGATGAACACATAACGGGAATTATTGAAATGGCATACGAGGATAAGAAAAGAACAATTGACTTCAGAATGAAGggaaaaaaatacagaattgaCTTTAATAAATTGACAGCGACCGATGTGAGTGACGCGTCAACAACTGTTAAAGTGAAGAGACATCAGAAAGAAT CATTGACAAGGGTACAAGCGATCCGATGTCCGTATTATAAATTATGCCGCGAATTCGTGAATACATTGAAATTGCAAG ATACTGCATTTGATCCAGAAAAGAGATTTGATAAATGTTTCTGTGGAGATTGCCATAAATCTCGAGGAGACAAGTTAGTAACCAATAGAGGGCAACCTCCAGCGAAGTATTCTCTGCCAATAGGTTGGGCCCGCTTTGCCTTAGA TGTTTCGAAGCACAGACTGCAAACTCTCCGTGTAAACGAGAAATGGCATGTGGCCTTCCATGGTACAGATGTAAAAAGTATTGCTCCAATTATTGATAATGCTACCCTCCTACTACCAG GTGACGTAATTCTTGGTGGCAAGAAACTAGCTGTAAAGGATGGACACTTTACAGATGACAGACGACCAGCGGGATTCGACATTAGGCAAATATTTGTAACTCCGACTATCAAATATGCAGGACATCCAGCCTATGCACACCGTTTTCC ataCAAAGATGCTCAAGGAAAGAAACATATTGCAAGTGTAGCACTTCAGTTATGGATTCGACCTGGTAGTTACGTGATAGGGAAAGAAACAGTTGGAGCAGGAACAACTGTCATAGACCCAAACTTCAAAAACAGTGAAATGGAATGGTCCACAACAGAACGGTCGGGTGTCGTTCCGTATGGCTTACTCGTCAGGGTAGAGGACACCTAG